One window of the Deinococcus budaensis genome contains the following:
- a CDS encoding cytochrome P450 — protein sequence MTAAPRLPGLGALPGPPARRGDGHLGEWARRPLPLLEEGARRAREEGRDLFRLRLGLPAVVGISPAWNRLLLTDLATFRSAGSFPRLVPYLAGGVVVLDAPEHRPRRQALVPAFGPQAMHALRARTAAALEGCPLPHGDFDALAWADRTVRTLLNAAYFSGEFPDPLLHAFLAPLRRPFPVPALPRPLLFGRVDAELRRLARRRGAQGDDLLAVLARLPGGLEEARVSLAAAHDTTTHALAYALWLLAQHPEWHAPEHHPAVLKETLRLFPPGWIGSRRLARDLDHGGVRLPRGALALYSPYLSGRDPGLWSAPEDFRPARWQAKPPAWAYLPFGGGERLCLGLHLAQLLILVVLAAVPPLQAVRGDAAPVAAVTLGPRGPLIVRRRG from the coding sequence ATGACGGCGGCCCCCCGGCTGCCGGGCCTGGGCGCGCTGCCCGGCCCACCCGCCCGGCGCGGCGACGGCCACCTGGGCGAGTGGGCCAGGCGGCCCCTGCCGCTGCTGGAGGAAGGCGCGCGGCGGGCGCGGGAGGAGGGCCGGGACCTGTTCAGGTTGCGGCTGGGCCTGCCCGCCGTGGTGGGGATCAGCCCCGCCTGGAACCGCCTGCTGCTGACTGATCTGGCGACCTTCCGCAGCGCGGGCAGCTTTCCCCGGCTGGTGCCGTACCTAGCGGGCGGCGTGGTCGTCCTCGACGCGCCCGAGCACCGGCCCCGGCGGCAGGCCCTCGTGCCGGCCTTCGGGCCGCAGGCGATGCACGCTCTGCGTGCCCGCACCGCCGCCGCCCTGGAGGGCTGTCCACTGCCCCACGGCGACTTCGACGCGCTGGCCTGGGCCGACCGGACGGTGCGCACCCTGCTGAACGCGGCGTACTTCAGCGGCGAGTTTCCGGACCCGCTGCTGCACGCTTTCCTGGCTCCGCTGCGGCGGCCCTTTCCGGTTCCGGCGCTGCCGCGTCCGCTGCTGTTCGGGCGGGTGGACGCCGAGCTGCGCCGCCTGGCCCGGCGGCGCGGCGCGCAAGGCGACGATCTGCTGGCCGTCCTGGCGCGCCTTCCCGGCGGCCTGGAGGAAGCGCGGGTCAGTCTGGCCGCCGCGCACGACACCACCACGCACGCCCTGGCCTACGCGCTGTGGTTGCTGGCCCAGCATCCCGAGTGGCACGCCCCCGAGCATCATCCGGCGGTGCTCAAGGAGACGCTGCGGCTCTTTCCCCCCGGCTGGATCGGCAGCCGCCGCCTGGCCCGCGACCTCGACCACGGCGGCGTGCGCCTGCCGCGCGGAGCGTTGGCGCTGTATTCGCCGTACCTCAGCGGGCGCGACCCCGGCCTCTGGAGCGCGCCGGAGGACTTTCGCCCGGCGCGCTGGCAGGCCAAACCGCCCGCGTGGGCCTACCTGCCCTTCGGCGGCGGCGAGCGCCTGTGTCTGGGCCTGCACCTCGCGCAACTGCTGATTCTGGTCGTCCTGGCCGCCGTGCCCCCGCTGCAAGCCGTGCGCGGAGACGCCGCGCCCGTGGCCGCCGTCACCCTGGGGCCGAGGGGACCGCTGATCGTCCGGCGCCGGGGCTGA